One genomic window of Cydia fagiglandana chromosome 20, ilCydFagi1.1, whole genome shotgun sequence includes the following:
- the LOC134674571 gene encoding uncharacterized protein LOC134674571, with the protein MSFFGKQYKKVRAENALEVIGKLNLSEKTVALITNPDTISTFSKNDDGTLQYVVKSGSGALVLDQKIVLAEHRDFTSPDGMDTNVKFSLDGDVLKSHFHLPDGNVVHMNRYFEGNGMRMEIYTKGSAEKATVYYEVV; encoded by the exons ATGTCGTTCTTTGGGAAGCAGTATAAGAAAGTTAGGGCTGAAAATGCATTGGAGGTCATCGGAAAGCTAA ATCTTTCTGAAAAAACCGTGGCTCTCATTACCAATCCTGATACCATTTCCACCTTCTCCAAAAACGATGACGGTACCCTCCAGTACGTGGTCAAGAGTGGCTCTGGCGCCCTCGTTCTTGACCAGAAGATCGTCCTTGCAGAACACAGAGATTTTACAAGCCCTGATGGCATGGATACGAATGTGAAGTTTTCGCTAGATGGAGATGTACTAAAATCGCATTTCCATTTGCCCGATGGTAATGTCGTGCATATGAACAGATATTTTGAGGGTAACGGCATGAGAATG GAAATATACACTAAAGGTTCCGCAGAAAAAGCTACAGTTTATTACGAGGTTGTTTAg
- the LOC134674680 gene encoding uncharacterized protein LOC134674680, with the protein MAFYGKKWQKSDFENVLELMDKLEVPEKTRALLRQTESISTFLNNGDGSIQYVVTIGDKEVINQKIVLGEETDFKTPDGIDTKNTFTLEGETLKSVMKFPGGRVLHLDREFGADKMVLHVWLEGLDLKANVTYLSV; encoded by the exons ATGGCGTTCTACGGAAAGAAATGGCAGAAGAGCGACTTTGAAAATGTTCTGGAGCTTATGGACAAACTTG AGGTCCCAGAAAAGACCAGAGCCCTCCTCCGTCAGACTGAAAGCATCTCCACTTTCCTGAACAACGGCGACGGCAGTATCCAGTACGTCGTCACCATTGGTGACAAAGAGGTCATCAACCAGAAGATCGTGCTAGGAGAGGAGACGGACTTCAAGACGCCTGATGGCATTGACACCAAGAACACCTTCACCCTGGAGGGAGAGACTCTCAAGTCTGTGATGAAGTTCCCTGGTGGGAGGGTGCTGCATTTGGACCGGGAGTTTGGAGCTGATAAGATGGTTCTG CACGTCTGGTTGGAGGGTCTGGACCTCAAGGCTAACGTCACCTACCTTTCAGTTTAA